The Nicotiana tomentosiformis chromosome 9, ASM39032v3, whole genome shotgun sequence genome contains the following window.
CCATCAgcgtcagacttcaggtcagaaGCTCACCGTACCTAgtggttgtttcgagtgcggggatctcagTCATATGGGAAAGTTGTGCCCCAGGCTTCGGAGCAAGGTAGTGCAGTAGGGTCagtagcctatgattacagcaccagctactcCACCAGAAGTTCGGCCGCCCAGAGGCAGAGGTcatgtgggtaggggccatcttagaggtggaggccagtcaggtggaggccagtcaagtgtcgctccagctaggttctatgttTTTCCGGCCAAACAAGATATAatggcctcagatgctgtgatcacatgtattatttctgtctatggTAGGGATGCATTAGTACTATTTgacccaggatctacatattcatatgtttcatctctgtttgctcatttcctgggtattcctcgtgagtccttgggtactcctgtttatgtgtccccTCCCGTGGGCAATTCTATTGTAGTGGATCGGATCTACCtgtcctgcattgttacattctgtggttatgagactagagaggatcttctgttgctcgatatgaccgactttgaggtcatcctgggcatggactggttatctccatatcacgcaATCCTTGATTTCCATACTAAGACTATTACCTTGGTGATGCCAGAGTTttctagattggagtggaagggttcatctggcAGTACATCTAGTTGGGTtatttcttttctgaaggctcaacacataggcgaagaagggttgtttggtttatctagcctatgttcgggatactaccatagagactccgacgattgattcaatGCCCATGGTATGGGAGTTCTTCGATGTGTtcccttctgatcttccaggcatgccaccagattgtgatatcgatttctgtattgatttggctccagatacccagcttATATCTATCCCATCGTACCTCATGGCTCCgatagagttgaaggagttaaagaagCAACTTGGGGAGTTGCTAGCAAAAGAGTTCATCAGgccaagtgtatcgccttggggtgcaccagtgttatttgtgaagaagaaatatgggactatgtggatgtgcattgattactgcaAGTTGAACAAgatcaccatcaagaacaagtacacgttgccgcatattgatgatttgtttgaccagttgtagggtgccagggtgttctctaagatcgacttgagatcagggtaccatcagttaaagattcaggATTTTAATGTTCCGAAGACgtcttttcggactagatatggccattatgcgtttctagtgatgtcctttggcttgacCAACACCCCGAAGAAGTTTATGCATTTGAtaaaccgggtgttcaggccatacattgattcgtttgtcattgtcttcattgatgacattatgatctactcacgtagcatggaggagcgcgagcagcatttgagagtggtgcttcagaccttgcgggaacagaagctatatgctaagttctccaagtgcgagttttggctagattctgtagcattcttggggcatgttgtattaggcgagggcattaaggttgaacccaagaagattgaggtaatTTAGAGTTGTCCTCATCCTACCACGGCGATTGAGATTAGGAGATTCTTGGgattagcaagttattatcgtcggtttatgAAGGGCTTCTCATATATTGTAGCACCtttaactagattgacccagaagggtgctccgttccaatggtctgatgattatgaggtgagctttcagaagctcaagactgcattgacttcaacaccagtgttggtgttgccttctggttcagggatgtatattgtgtattgcgacacttcacacattggtttgggttgtgtactgatgcaggaggggcaagttattgcatatgcttcacgttagctgaagccccaggagaag
Protein-coding sequences here:
- the LOC138898924 gene encoding uncharacterized protein, with the translated sequence MITAPATPPEVRPPRGRGHVGRGHLRGGGQSGGGQSSVAPARFYVFPAKQDIMASDAVITCIISVYGRDALVLFDPGSTYSYVSSLFAHFLGIPRESLGTPVYVSPPVGNSIVVDRIYLSCIVTFCGYETREDLLLLDMTDFEVILGMDWLSPYHAILDFHTKTITLVMPEFSRLEWKGSSGSTSSWVISFLKAQHIGEEGLFGLSSLCSGYYHRDSDD